The following DNA comes from Pleuronectes platessa chromosome 9, fPlePla1.1, whole genome shotgun sequence.
CCCCTCTGATCTGGCAGTCGCTCCCTTTCCCAGACGACATCACATGGTGTGAAGAATGGAAGAAGAAGCCGCGGAGGGAGAGAAGCAATCCTGCAAATGCCAGGGACCTTGTGAGTGTGTCACTTTTTCTGCTCCACTGAACTGGCATTTGGGTTGGACACACGCAGGGTAAAAGGTCAAACCAAATTCGGGTGGACCCGGCTGCAGGGAGGGTAAAATTGTTGGGGGGAAATAAATAGGATGAGTGTGGAGTTAAAGGGAGTGTGGGTgaaatgataaaagaaaaagagtatAATTTTTCGGAGAGTTGATTCTCCGACCCGGCCTCAAACACATGAAGCCTCTTGTAGTGTTAATTCCTTTTACGATGTCATGCAGATTgatgattttcattttcaagtcCCACTACAGATCCCCATTACAGTCAGGGATTCCTCAACGTTACTGGGAAGAAATGAGACAATGGAAATAATAAACCATTCAAGTATAAATCATGGAGGCATAGAGCATGTGAGCGATACTGAGTTTACTCACAAAGTCACAGGGGACGATGAGAAAAGGTTGAAATGACCCTTAGACGCTTGGAGTGgaggatgaaaacataaaacccTTAAAACTCTATGTGAGTAGATGGCAGCGCCCCCGGCTGGAGGATAAAGGCAGCAGTTTGTGTCACAGAAGTTTGaactgagaaaagaaagaatcaCAAACTTTAATAAGCTAAAACTATAAATTACCAAATGAACAGATCATAGTAATGGCAGAAAAGGActgttcttattattattatttcatttgttgtgtttgtggtcaCTCCGGCTGGTACAAACCTGACAGGTAACTAGAATAAAGCTGTTGCTGCCCTCTAGAGGCAAAAAGCAGTCATTGAACAAATTCTACAAAAAGCATTTAGtttgatgcattttaaaaaggaGAGAGTGCTGCATTTCACCTGTTCTCTGATCAAAGGAAGGACCTTATCTGTTTGAGctgaaaggaaaaaacacacaacaaactccACTGAGAGCCGTTACTGTTTGAGCTCATGTGTCTCACTCAAGAacaaacactgtctcactgactcacaAGATCACAGTCATTCTTTAAAGCATCTGTACAAAAAGACACAGTGACGGGAACCTTGATAGTTAGTTTTAAAATAATGGCTGTGATGTGAAATTAGTAGAAGCtaccaaaaaaaaatcaaggtcGTTTTTTCTGACAGCAAGTGCAACAAAGCACTAATATACCGACATGGATGTTTCATCTAGAAAACTAAAGTGTCAATAAGAAGCTTTTTTTGTATTATGGGTACATCCTCATATGTGCCTTGTTTCTGATTAGATTCTctagagaaaagaaacagtagAAAACCAGGTGTGCTCTCAGATCCTGTTTtctaatttgtctttttataatCGTCATACGTTTATTGTCAAAAGTTTTTTGCATATAGTGCAGCTACAGGGCTTTTACCGACTCTAATGTTATTTACAACCAATGTGTCAATCATTAACATTGTTAGTGGACTTGTCCACCTCACCCCGGCATTAATAAGCATCAAAGTTATGCAGCACTGGGTCTTGTTCAGTATGTCACTGCAGAGCACTTCGCATTCACAAAGCACTGATCTGTATGTGAGATCACATCCATTATTATTTGAAACTCATCCATCAATCGTTTAGTTTATTAGAATAttcatttagtttaaaaaggctcATCTCAGTGTGAAGTCCACTGAACGATTTCTTATTTCAGCACCAGTTGGATGCTTTATTTTGTCACATTCCAGTTGTTGATTAGTCCGGCTGAATGTACTGTATATTAAAGGGATATTTCACCCAAGCAGAATTCACCCACCATCGACACACCGCTGGAGGTTGAAATGCTTGAGtcccagtgttgtgcaagttcactactctcatgaactagttcaaagttcagttcatacaagtaaacatgaatagttcacgttcatagttcaccatttaaattctgaaatagttcatatttcagttcatttcatagttttaaggtggaaagtgagaatgaaagacttaacttgttaaagaaaaccttatccatcactaccccttgcctttactgtcgggatgtttatcagacagtgtgtaaaaatccctcgctcctgctgtatatccgagaaataaagtggccgcattccaagtaaagaaacatctcctcctccttcttcacggaatattttttgagagaagattccagattcagaATGAatccatgaagcttccttctaccaagttgtgtggtacggagccgagacactggccagagaagaaaacacttggaatacgttgcttgtttggtctgcatatgtgtgccatgagtgatgggtaacgtagtgataagtctagttagttggtttcggttaggctaaatcgcggacattttccgggcactgagcaacgacatggtgaaagcattcgatttagacagcgtctctcctgaggagaaagtattgaaatgtcccaagggtcagtgaacaggtaggggtggggcacgtgaaagttctaggccaatggctgtagggttttgtgggatgccaggctctcattggctgatgagttggcgtatcaatggtgaatgaggaaggggagtgaagattacagtggtggatgagaggagtgtcagagttacgaacaagaagcgtgtcgtgtttgctggactttaataaaattacacataaagagaaaagtttcctgtcgtctatacgcgaggacgctacaatttgaacgtgttcaccgttcaaattcaaatttctcattgagttgcgttcagttcatcgttctcataaaagtgaacgtgttcattgaacgcgttcttttgcgttcgttcatgcacaacactgttgagTCCACacaacacttttggagtctcggCGCTAAAACTTGGGGTAAACGACCTTCTTTTGGGTGGAATTTGAATTTGGATTGCTGACATTTTggtgacaccacacgagcagtagggaggcattttatttttttcttcccgtgtttttttttactttaacgaatcagtcaccatttactttaaatgtattggatttggctgcaagaccgtttacccctgaaactccagaagtgtttagTGGACTCAAACGCATCGATGAATCTTACCGCTGTTCCCTCCCAGACTTCAGTTTGCAAAGAGTGAAGACGAGAGCAGTAAACAAAAGAGAAGGTCATTTAGGGAGGAGGTTGTCTTCAGTTCTGACTTCTAACATATAAAACATGGGAAGCATCAGGGAATCCTTTAAAGTCTCCACCCCCCTCTGAGCTTAGCAGGGGGACTCCTCTGTCCACTGAAAGGTTTATAAAACCATTAAGTGCAAAGGAAGAATACGAGTCTTACCTCTCAGAGCTAGAACCAGAGTTTCACTCAAATTGCATTCACTTGCATTCCTCCATCTagaacagaacacagagaaaTCTTTACATCTCTCAAACTGAGCAATTGAAAACCACCTtccataaaaaaatgaaattgagAAGTCAATATCTAATAAAGATCTTTATTTCAGAGTTTAAATAGATTTACAAAccataagaaaaaaagaaataaacaagaaaacaaaaacatcaagtGATAGTCAAAATATCCACATGTGCATATCAAGGGATTGTAAACAGTCCTGTGAAGCCAAAAAGTGAGACTCCCCAGGGTCAGATTCACTCAGAGGGGAaaaggatttgtttgttttgttggttgttttttgtttttttcctgaggTTCTTGTTGTTTTCTGTACTTAACTGCTagggtttttttcccctcagtgATGCTGCCACCAATCAGAGCTCAGAGAACTGGGGAGGAGGCGATGAAAACAACAGTGGTTTgacaaaaggaaagaaataaagaaaaaataaattccattcaCCCTAAAAACACTCATAACTGAGAGGGAGAATCATTCAGAGGCTATGGAACGGACATCAGTCAGTTATGGAATAATGATCACTAATCGCTGAGCGTTCAGAGCTGAGCCGGGCTGGAGAGAGTAACTGTTAAATGTGCCGGGTCAATTTGGTTCTGTGTTACTTTCCGGATTTTCGTGAAATCAAATTGGCCGTACATTTTATTTCGCTCTTCCGAACAAtcgtgttttttagttttttttcccaaTCAGATCAATATTCTTAGCACTTAATACATATGACAGAAAACATTGCAGCTCACACcacaatttgaaaataatacataaaaaaaaaggcaaaagaagccccccaaaaaaataaatcgGACAGCCCTCAGGCCATTCACAATGCAACAATTTTAGATTAATAATTGAGAACCTTAGTCCCTGGACACAATCCCGACCCTTATAGCAGATCTaaaaccacaaacaaatcatTAACAGCATGCTAGTGAAGAACCATATTCTCCTGTTCATGCTCAAAGTTCAACCCTATTCCCCCCATGTCTTCCCATTTCTGTGCTTCTTCTCCACAACTTCTCAGCGTCTCATAAACGATCTGCGTAATattcactcactcattcactcgCTCGCTCACACATAACGGATACATTGTTACAGCAATGTTGATCAGAAATACTGCTGGATGGTGGTACTATGTCTTTGAGTGTGCAACAGAGGACTCCTGACAGGAGTACAGGCAGAAAACCAGAACCTTCCATCAGGCCAATTCTTAAATCACTCGCACTGTGACCTGATCTCTCAGGCAGCAGGGGGCATTGATTCAGATGAGTCACGATGGCTGTGGCCCAGTCGAGCAGCTCTgagtagaaaaaaacaacacgcTGCCTGTGTACAGAGCCGCCACTAGGGGGGTGTGCTCTGTGACGTGTAGaacctttcttcttcctctggagACGTGTACTCCTCCGGTCTGGAATACTTAACCActgacaaacataaaacaggtaTGTCGTTGGCTTGTAAAACTCAAGCTGGAGTCCGCCACGCTTTAAAGCACTGCATAAGAAGTGAGTTCAAGCACTGACTGCATAGGTTTCTTTTAAATACAGTACATTGGATttcatgagcagcagcaggctcaGATAGCTGTTTGTTAATGCATCCAGGCCACGAGTAGCACGTGCTTGAGTGATGAAGGCTGCGTGGCAGTCGGTCGAGGACGATCCTGATCGACATTCCATACTTCAGTTCAGCTGTTGGATCTCACCTTTCTTACCCACAGCCCTGGACAAAATCTGACGGAAGCAGTTATTAATAACTTGTTCCTTCAGTTTTCAACACCAGAGACCTTGTGAGCCTGAATATCTCCCCCTGCAACCTTTGTTTGTCTGGCCGCTAACGTTTTTTCACTGTGACCCGTCTGCCCCATGAGCAGTTCAGATCTGCGGTATCAGGGAGCGAGGGAAGGCACAAGGCAGAGTGAGCGGCTTCCCTTTTTTGGAGCAGCACGAGCCCTGGGGCTCTAGAAATGTCAGAGGTGAGGCATGTCAGGCCTTCAAACGGCCTGGTAACTGGAAGTCACACACATGGCTCAGAGGCGGACGTGACTCGGCTTTTCAAGACACAAGCACgcagacacgcacgcacacaaacacacagtataaTTTTTCTAAATTAGGTTACTTTGCAAATGCTCTACGCTCTGATCTGACCTGTGATATCacattcctctctgctgctgctgatcatCATGATGATGACAGTTGGTGACCAAATAAAAAAGACAGACCACACAACTTATTGTTGTTCTTCTCAAAGCCAGAGGAAGAAATATGTTGTGCAGCTCAAAACAATTTGAACAAAGTTACCGGAGCAGACGAGCCGAAGCAGACGAGGAAGTACTGTTGCCATaacttttcctgctgtgtgtgtgtaacctctACTCGGAccaaaaatatgaaacaatatAAGAACACATGAAGGAAACCAACAAAAACAACTCTGTTGCCTTCTTTTCTTCGATGCATCAGGTTTTAGTGTGCAACGGTGACTGCACATGTGACAGGAGGGGACAGTGGGGCCTGTGCTAAGTGAGAATGATGATGAGGGGTTGagggcaagaagaagaagaagggctGGGGAGACGGGGAGTTAAAGTTCAGTCCAtgacagaggagggaggtgtgGGTGGGGGTAGGGGTAGGGGGCAGGGACTGGTCAGGGGCAAGGGGCTGGCGTCACAGGGAGGCGAGGTCAGGACTCCTCGGTGCCTGAGTCGTCCTCATCGTAGCATAAGTCCTCATTGTCGTCCTCATCGTCatcgtcctccagctcctcgtcgTCGTAGTAGTCGTCGTATAGAAGGTTTGAGCCGTCGTCTGTGGGCGGGACTTGGGTGCGGACGCAGTACTCGTCTAATGTGATGGGAACCTTGACGCCGTCCCGCTCTGCATCAGCTGTAGTACCCAGCACCTGCTTCCTgtgaaagggaaagaaaagggaaaatgtaACCACATAGAATCTATTTTTCCCCTGGTACTGTCACTACCTGCTACAAAAAAGCTCCCTGGTGTAGGAGGAGTGCCGCACCTGATGATCTCGATGTATTCTTTGTCCTTGCCCTTGCTATCCTTCCACTTGCGGTACATGACGGACGCGTCCACGTTGGCCGGGGAGAAGGTGTTGGGCTCGTTCAGAAGGGAGATGACGCTGAGCAGGATGGTCCTGCAGAGGAGACGTCAACAGACAAAAGGCAAATGAAGAGCGAGATAAAAATAgaggaaagaaataaagagggaggaaaaggggAAAATAAAAGGGGAGGTAGAGATTGAGGTAAGACGAGACAAGGGACATTGAGAGCACAAGACAAAGATGTGCGCAGGGATGGAAAGACGGAGGTGTGGacaaagagagggggagggggagacatGAAGGTTGGAATAAGACAAGCAGCTTGCAACACATCCATTTGTCTCTTTTAGTTCTCCGCTCTTATAGAGATACTAATAGacaatattattaaatatttataccTGAATCAATAGTTGGACTGAACAAGTGATGGATCACCATACAGGGGGAGTGAAAAGATTGACTGTTATACCACCTCGTCCCTTGAACTGTTTTCACACCTGTGATCTCCCATCGCTTTTCTCAActcattttctccatttttgttgttgttgttcaacTTGGGGCCTACACAGGAGCCCTTATTGTGGTACATGGCTCTATTCAACTGTGTCAAGTTTGTGCATTAACATAATTCTTAAAAGGGAAAGctagggagaggaagagagaatggGGAAGCTGCACAGGTTGAATAAATGTGTGTCGAGTAAATATCTGAAATAAAGATAATTATACATCATGTTTGGATGTTTGCTGCATTTACACTGCAGCAGGTTGGCTGGCAGTCGAGGGACAATATTAAGTAACTGTATAGTGTTGTGTTAGAAGCTCGGCTTGTTAGCATGGTTGCTCCTAGATCCTGTTTGATGAGAGATTGTAACTGAGAAACTTTAATTCCACTAGTTAACTCTGAAATATACCAGCCACTGTGCCGACCCAAAATAGAAGCATCTTAGCAACAGCTGAATTAGCCTAAAAAAGATATTTGGCACACCTAAAGAAGGGAGACTATGGAGCATTTACCGACTTTGACTGTCAAGTCACAACAAAATGAGATGCAACTGCATGAAGGCAAGAAAAATGCATCAACTAAATCTTGCTAGGAATGTAGGAAAACCATTCAAAAAACCCTGAAATGGTACAGAAAGCTTGAAGCCCAGTCCAGACTACATTAAAAGGGCAACTTCTCCCACACTCTTTCTATATTAATGTAAACCTAAGGCACAGATGTGTAACTGTCTAAGTACTAATTATTATTCACTGCTATGTTTAAGACCCGACAGATAATTCCAATAATTTTATTTCGCACTGGACGAAGAGTAACTCTGTGgatgtggttttgtgtgttgcTCTTTAACAAGAGAATCTAGATATAGAGAAACCTAGAGGGTTGGGTTGTGTACCTGACGTTCTGTGTGGGGTTCCATCTCTCTGATGGCAGCTCTCCGCTCTGTGGGTCGTCCACTGGTGGGTGCAGGATGGAGATACACACATCCCCATTCTAGGAACGCAGGAGAAAATATTAGGCATTGGAACCTCTTCTACACAGTTTGTCTTAAATACCTTAACATTTCTCATTTGGAATCACATGACAAGAATCTATTGTGCAAACATATATTGTTTTATGTCCTTCGCATACAAGCAGTAGATCTCAGGTTTATTAACAAACTCTGAAAAGCTACTACTAATTTTAACCAGCATTCAGTGTACAGTTTTAACCTGGATTTCCACGGATCAGTTACCTCATAAATGTTGGGGTGCCACATTTTGGTGAGGAAACGGAAAGCAGGTGGAGAGTACGGGTAGTCGACGGGGAACTTGATCCGAGCCTGATGGTGAAAGAAGAGAAATAACAGCAAAGTGAGCGGCAGGTGGTTTATCTACACTTCTCCCTCTGCAACAGAAGTCCTGTCCATGTCACGTCATGGTTACTTCCCTCTGGGTTCACTGAATTTAAGTCTGTACAATACTGCAGAGGCAAAAAACACTCACACCTTCATATACATACATTTATGGCTCAGATGTCAACAAACAGCAGCTAAAAAGTCTCCACAATCGGATTGATCAGCTTTAATAGTGACTCATGGAAACCTATAAATAGTAGCATTAGTGTTGTGGCAAACTCTAGTGAGGGGGAGCTGATGTGGAGGAGCTAATGACAGTGTAATGTAATATGGtgtagagggagggagggagcgaggtgcattcagttgccgagtgtgtgtggagcttaGAGAACCACCAGGAGGGTGGGTGCAGTCGGGTGGGGGATAGGGACATCATGGTGGGGGTTATTCCTCTCCAGCTGTCACCGCAAACCAAAAACAATCCACTACTCGTACCCCAGGTTTTGCTATTATATACACCCCTGACACTGAAGCCccttcccccccacacaccccacTATCTGCACAGGACACCAACAACACTGATTActtacttacacacacacacactctctcttcacTCACAGCATGAACCCCaaatatcctctctctctctctctccagcatgAACCCCAAATatcctgtctcacacacacacacacacacacacacacacacacacacacacacacacacacacacacacacacacacacacacacacacacacacacacacacacacacacacacacacacacacacacacacacacacacacacacacacacacacacacacacacacacacttcctgattCGGCATGGTCAGCTGGTCCTCGCCACAGAGAGCCGTCAAGCGGAGGGGGGTGAGGGGTGGCTTGGCGGCTGCATGGGAgcagggaggtggtggtggagtggtagtgggaggaggaagggggatTCCAGTTGGAATAATGGAGGTTGTGCTCTATATAATACTGTAAGCCTTTAGTGCTCTTTGCATGTTAGCGTTCTACCCAGGCTGTGTGAAGCTCAAACACAATTTTCAGAGCAAAAGTCTACAAATGTGATGCGTTAATGTTCCCcgactgtgctgctgctgctggtagtGTCAGTATGTCCTGACCTCCAGTGCTGGATCAACATTTGTTGGTACTGGATGTAGTCCCTGATACCAGTTCCTGATTTGACAGAATAAACCTGTTCTCAGAccacagaggaaacactgacTCAGCCCTGAGAGAATGCtgcctgtgtgaga
Coding sequences within:
- the cdc34a gene encoding cell division cycle 34 homolog (S. cerevisiae) a; the encoded protein is MAQHGHHVASSQKALMLEMKSLQDEPVEGFKITLVDESDMYNWEVAIFGPPNTHYEGGYFKARIKFPVDYPYSPPAFRFLTKMWHPNIYENGDVCISILHPPVDDPQSGELPSERWNPTQNVRTILLSVISLLNEPNTFSPANVDASVMYRKWKDSKGKDKEYIEIIRKQVLGTTADAERDGVKVPITLDEYCVRTQVPPTDDGSNLLYDDYYDDEELEDDDDEDDNEDLCYDEDDSGTEES